In one window of Streptomyces sp. NBC_00193 DNA:
- a CDS encoding 4'-phosphopantetheinyl transferase superfamily protein, whose translation MLTPHVLTIGAELPPAAQAPSDASTAVWLVDTDDREGAAARLAPETLDPAEQQRAASFKRKEDRRRYVTSHVALRVLLGAWLDLAPGRVRIGRAPCPGCDGPHGRPMSADGPVHFSLSHSDRLALLAVGPMPVGADVETLPAASAVAELAGQLHPQETAELKALAPEERPAAFGRVWVRKEAYLKGLGIGLARGLALDYVGAGDTPANGLPDWSLTDVAVPAGFTAAVAVGTGD comes from the coding sequence GTGCTCACGCCCCACGTCCTCACGATCGGTGCGGAGCTCCCGCCCGCCGCGCAGGCACCGTCCGACGCGTCGACAGCCGTGTGGCTGGTCGACACCGACGACCGGGAGGGTGCGGCCGCCCGGCTGGCTCCGGAGACCCTGGACCCGGCCGAGCAACAGCGCGCGGCCTCCTTCAAGCGCAAGGAGGACCGGCGCCGCTACGTCACCTCCCACGTGGCGCTGCGGGTGCTGCTCGGGGCCTGGCTGGACCTCGCCCCGGGCCGGGTACGGATCGGCCGCGCCCCGTGCCCCGGGTGCGACGGCCCCCACGGACGTCCGATGTCCGCGGACGGACCCGTGCACTTCTCCCTGTCGCACAGCGACCGGCTCGCCCTGCTCGCGGTGGGCCCGATGCCGGTGGGCGCCGACGTGGAGACGCTGCCCGCGGCATCGGCCGTGGCCGAGCTGGCCGGGCAGCTGCACCCGCAGGAAACCGCGGAGCTGAAGGCCCTGGCCCCGGAAGAGCGGCCCGCGGCCTTCGGCCGCGTCTGGGTCCGCAAGGAGGCGTACCTCAAGGGCCTGGGCATAGGGCTCGCCCGGGGCCTCGCCCTCGACTACGTGGGCGCCGGCGACACCCCGGCGAACGGCCTGCCCGACTGGTCCCTGACGGACGTGGCCGTCCCCGCGGGCTTCACCGCCGCCGTGGCGGTGGGGACCGGCGACTAG
- a CDS encoding carboxymuconolactone decarboxylase family protein → MQSRMQNPAVVLSGAMQPIQEIFKAVHSGGVDGQTLELVHLRVSQINGCSSCVDSGAKAARKAGVSEERLATVSVWRETPYFTEEERAALLLAEAATRLADRPDAVSDEVWDTAATYFDEKQLAALVLMIGVTNLFNRLNATTRQIAGSW, encoded by the coding sequence ATGCAGTCCCGCATGCAGAACCCCGCCGTCGTCCTGTCCGGTGCGATGCAGCCCATCCAGGAGATCTTCAAGGCCGTCCACTCCGGTGGGGTGGACGGGCAGACGCTGGAGCTGGTCCACCTGCGGGTGAGCCAGATCAACGGGTGCAGCTCCTGTGTCGACAGCGGCGCCAAGGCGGCCCGCAAGGCCGGGGTGAGCGAGGAGCGGCTGGCCACGGTCTCCGTCTGGCGCGAGACCCCGTACTTCACCGAGGAGGAGCGGGCGGCCCTGCTGCTGGCCGAGGCCGCGACCCGGCTGGCCGACCGTCCCGACGCGGTGAGCGACGAGGTCTGGGACACGGCCGCCACCTACTTCGACGAGAAGCAGCTCGCCGCGCTCGTCCTGATGATCGGTGTCACGAACCTGTTCAACCGGCTCAACGCCACGACCCGCCAGATCGCCGGCTCGTGGTGA
- a CDS encoding ABC transporter ATP-binding protein, whose product MSRSIALRDVSKRYGRGSLAVDRVSLTVEPGEFLVLLGPSGCGKSTVLRMIAGLEEITEGALYLDGEYANHVPPSERDIAMVFQSFALYPNMTGRANIGFPLKLRDPRGDHEPQVEATARMLGIEDLLDRFPGQLSGGERQRVAMGRAISRRPSVFLMDEPLSSLDSKLRTHLRAEIARLTAELGVTTVYVTHDQSEAMSLGHRVAVMRGGVLQQVSSPRDTYALPANVFVAAFIGTPRISLLQAVVHAPLGAGMWIDLGRHRLALPQPLSPDHQLLRIQQGRPVIVGLRSEAVRIAPPSQARPGEVAMTGIVEHVEYQGHEALVHVDTGSRPAVVADLESARQPVAAPRRSLRRQQSGLGRLKARAAERLSGSVAVLDAPPESPRGPDAGVAAERLGAVRSDLVVRTGPHVRVRVGAQIPLLVDLAQLYVFDHAGQRVSPAGDGLAPLER is encoded by the coding sequence ATGAGTCGTTCCATCGCGTTGCGCGATGTCAGCAAGAGATACGGGCGGGGCTCCCTCGCCGTCGACCGCGTCTCCCTCACCGTCGAGCCGGGCGAGTTCCTGGTTCTGCTGGGGCCTTCGGGCTGCGGCAAGTCCACCGTCCTGCGGATGATCGCGGGGCTGGAGGAGATCACCGAGGGCGCGCTGTACCTCGACGGCGAGTACGCCAATCACGTACCGCCGAGCGAGCGGGACATCGCGATGGTGTTCCAGAGCTTCGCGCTGTACCCGAACATGACGGGCCGCGCCAACATCGGATTCCCGCTGAAGCTGCGCGACCCCCGCGGGGATCACGAGCCCCAGGTGGAGGCCACGGCCCGGATGCTGGGCATCGAGGACCTCCTCGACCGCTTCCCCGGACAGCTCTCCGGCGGCGAGCGCCAGCGGGTGGCGATGGGCCGGGCCATCTCCCGGCGGCCGTCGGTGTTCCTGATGGACGAGCCGCTCTCCAGTCTGGACTCGAAGCTCCGCACCCACCTGCGGGCCGAGATCGCCCGGCTGACCGCCGAACTCGGCGTCACCACGGTCTACGTGACGCACGACCAGTCCGAGGCGATGTCCCTCGGGCACCGCGTGGCGGTCATGCGGGGAGGCGTCCTCCAACAGGTCAGCTCACCACGGGACACCTATGCCCTCCCGGCGAACGTGTTCGTCGCGGCGTTCATCGGAACACCCCGGATCAGCCTGCTCCAGGCCGTCGTCCACGCGCCGCTGGGCGCGGGCATGTGGATCGACCTGGGACGCCACCGGCTCGCCCTTCCCCAACCCCTCAGCCCCGACCACCAGTTGCTACGGATCCAGCAGGGGCGCCCGGTCATCGTCGGCCTGCGGTCGGAGGCGGTACGGATCGCACCGCCGAGCCAGGCACGGCCGGGCGAGGTGGCGATGACGGGCATCGTCGAGCACGTCGAGTACCAGGGGCACGAGGCGCTGGTCCACGTGGACACGGGCTCGCGCCCCGCGGTGGTGGCGGATCTGGAGTCGGCGCGGCAGCCGGTCGCCGCTCCCCGGCGCAGCCTCAGGCGGCAGCAGAGCGGGTTGGGCCGGCTCAAGGCCCGGGCCGCGGAACGGCTGTCCGGGTCGGTGGCGGTCCTGGACGCGCCGCCGGAATCCCCCCGGGGGCCCGACGCGGGCGTCGCCGCGGAACGGCTGGGGGCGGTGCGCAGCGACCTCGTGGTGCGCACGGGACCGCACGTCCGGGTGCGGGTGGGGGCGCAGATCCCGCTCCTGGTCGACCTCGCGCAGCTGTACGTCTTCGACCATGCGGGGCAACGGGTGTCCCCGGCCGGGGACGGGCTCGCGCCCCTGGAGCGGTAG
- a CDS encoding inositol monophosphatase family protein — MIDEFLARNLSDVDEAVRKAAAIEIMPRFRRLADHEVDEKNGPHDLVTDADRKAEEYLTEALTRLLPGSAVVGEEAVHADPTVYGALRADAPVWIVDPVDGTRQFVHGEPEFCTLVALAHRGELLASWTFAPALEQMSTAVRGQGAYVNGERILSGSPDPGAELRVATAHPLYTTEAERRVLARLDVPGVVSRACGSAGLEYLKVARGEMDGLAFNWPSAWDHAAGLLLVAEAGGSQSTVDGVPFRVDRDNALPFAVGRDEATAVRIRDLLRG, encoded by the coding sequence ATGATCGATGAATTCCTCGCCCGGAACCTGTCCGACGTCGACGAAGCCGTTCGCAAAGCGGCGGCGATCGAGATCATGCCGAGGTTCCGCCGGCTCGCGGACCACGAGGTGGACGAGAAGAACGGCCCGCACGACCTGGTGACCGACGCCGACCGCAAGGCCGAGGAGTACCTCACGGAGGCGCTGACCCGGCTGCTGCCCGGCTCGGCCGTGGTCGGCGAGGAAGCGGTGCACGCCGATCCCACGGTCTACGGCGCGCTGCGCGCCGACGCCCCGGTGTGGATCGTGGACCCCGTCGACGGGACCCGGCAGTTCGTGCACGGCGAGCCGGAGTTCTGCACCCTGGTCGCGCTCGCGCACCGCGGGGAGCTTCTCGCGTCCTGGACCTTCGCCCCGGCGCTGGAGCAGATGTCCACCGCCGTGCGCGGACAGGGCGCGTACGTCAACGGCGAGCGGATCCTGAGCGGTTCGCCGGATCCCGGCGCCGAACTGCGGGTCGCGACCGCTCACCCGCTGTACACCACCGAGGCCGAGCGGCGCGTCCTGGCGCGTCTCGACGTGCCCGGGGTGGTCTCCCGGGCCTGCGGTTCGGCGGGCCTGGAGTACCTGAAGGTGGCCCGGGGAGAGATGGACGGCCTGGCCTTCAACTGGCCCTCGGCCTGGGACCACGCGGCCGGGCTGCTGCTGGTCGCCGAGGCGGGCGGCTCCCAGAGCACCGTCGACGGAGTCCCCTTCCGGGTGGACCGGGACAACGCGCTGCCGTTCGCGGTCGGCCGGGACGAGGCCACGGCCGTACGGATCCGGGATCTGCTGCGCGGCTGA
- a CDS encoding iron chaperone yields the protein MTNTDRPAKSTFEGFTDEERAAMKDHAKELKASARRGSRADKAAEEEASVVAKIAEMQDSDRVMAERIHAIVKASAPGLAPKLWYGMPAYARDGKVVCFFQSAEKFKARFATLGFSDQAHLDEGSMWPTSYALTQLTAANEEMIATLVKNAAH from the coding sequence ATGACGAACACCGACCGACCCGCGAAGAGCACGTTCGAAGGGTTCACCGACGAGGAACGCGCCGCGATGAAGGACCACGCCAAGGAGCTGAAGGCGTCCGCGCGCCGCGGATCCCGCGCCGACAAGGCGGCGGAGGAGGAGGCCTCCGTGGTCGCGAAGATCGCCGAGATGCAGGACTCCGACCGGGTCATGGCGGAGCGGATCCACGCGATCGTCAAGGCGAGCGCGCCCGGCCTCGCACCGAAGCTCTGGTACGGGATGCCGGCGTACGCCCGGGACGGCAAGGTGGTCTGTTTCTTCCAGAGCGCGGAGAAGTTCAAGGCCCGCTTCGCGACGCTCGGCTTCAGCGATCAGGCCCACCTCGACGAGGGATCCATGTGGCCGACCTCCTACGCCCTGACGCAGCTGACGGCCGCGAACGAGGAGATGATCGCCACCCTGGTGAAGAACGCGGCACACTGA
- a CDS encoding alpha/beta hydrolase family protein: MRRSALSALSSRPLRRAAALLATAATAAAALVVAAPAAPVGAASVLPSLPAPNAAGLTLRTWSVAAGQSERMGDASVTSAAVFAAHGGTPSIYPVQVPVRVRILLPEDYQRDPAHPYPVLYLLHGGTGDVEQWSKTDEGNVTANLKDSAFKGIVVMPEGGKAGWYSDWPGHTDGFFAPQWETFHVQQLVPWIDANFNTVRAASGRAVAGVSMGGYGALRYAGRHPELFSAVGAFSPGTDIYDPGAQSIITNSTWQVGASILWTGLFDGKFRVTGDTPYRMATVFGPPSTWPGQNPVNLALDGKYASYGGKMALYAGGTGGTGEKEIGAMTAALHQDLKDRAVTHRYCRGAGDHAWPYWGPELRDFVAYAYGPATGSAAPCPNGWGPETP; encoded by the coding sequence ATGCGCCGCTCCGCCCTCTCCGCCCTCTCCTCCCGCCCCCTCCGCCGCGCCGCCGCCCTGCTCGCGACCGCCGCCACCGCCGCGGCCGCGCTCGTGGTCGCCGCGCCCGCCGCCCCCGTGGGCGCCGCGTCCGTCCTGCCCTCGCTGCCCGCGCCCAACGCGGCCGGGCTGACCCTGCGGACCTGGTCGGTGGCCGCGGGACAGAGCGAACGCATGGGCGACGCCTCCGTGACCTCAGCCGCCGTCTTCGCCGCGCACGGCGGCACCCCCTCGATCTATCCGGTCCAGGTGCCGGTGCGGGTGCGCATCCTGCTGCCCGAGGACTACCAGCGGGACCCGGCGCACCCCTACCCCGTGCTGTACCTGCTGCACGGCGGCACGGGCGACGTGGAGCAGTGGTCGAAGACCGACGAGGGCAATGTCACGGCGAACCTGAAGGACTCCGCCTTCAAGGGCATCGTCGTGATGCCGGAGGGCGGCAAGGCCGGCTGGTACAGCGACTGGCCCGGGCACACGGACGGCTTCTTCGCCCCGCAGTGGGAGACCTTCCACGTCCAGCAGCTGGTCCCGTGGATCGACGCCAACTTCAACACCGTGCGAGCGGCCTCCGGGCGCGCGGTCGCGGGCGTCTCGATGGGCGGTTACGGGGCCCTGCGCTACGCCGGCCGCCACCCGGAGCTGTTCTCCGCCGTCGGCGCCTTCTCCCCCGGCACGGACATCTACGACCCGGGCGCGCAGAGCATCATCACCAACTCCACCTGGCAGGTGGGGGCTTCGATCCTGTGGACGGGCCTGTTCGACGGGAAGTTCCGGGTGACCGGCGACACCCCGTACCGGATGGCCACGGTCTTCGGCCCGCCGAGCACCTGGCCGGGGCAGAACCCGGTCAACCTGGCGCTCGACGGCAAGTACGCCTCGTACGGCGGGAAGATGGCCCTGTACGCGGGCGGCACGGGCGGTACGGGCGAGAAGGAGATCGGCGCGATGACCGCGGCGCTCCACCAGGACCTGAAGGACCGCGCGGTCACCCACCGCTACTGCCGGGGCGCGGGCGACCACGCGTGGCCCTACTGGGGCCCGGAGCTCAGGGACTTCGTGGCCTACGCCTACGGCCCGGCCACGGGGTCCGCGGCCCCCTGCCCCAACGGCTGGGGGCCGGAGACTCCGTAG
- a CDS encoding phosphotransferase family protein yields the protein MRRTPTDEQIARAIAHARGPDTRVLDSRELEGGTFNSVHLLTLDRGAGRESAVLKVGPPAGTPLMTYEHALMRTEAEFYRRASAVPGLPVPGVVATGFDRSALDGDYLLMTHLEGEPWERLRPGIGAEDRARLRTDLGRLVRGLHRVRGSSFGYPYAHPPAGAAASWRTAFEGMLADVCADARRFRPPLPVDPDEVLALVRARGRLLDRVTTPSLVHFDLWEGNILLAERDGRLEITGILDGERSFWGDPLADLVSTALFDDITRDPDFLAGYRSAPLTPDERRRIAMYRAYLALIVLIEGVPRGHDPQARAPLTAVAATDLRAALDLLR from the coding sequence ATGCGGCGGACACCGACCGACGAGCAGATCGCCCGCGCGATCGCGCACGCCCGAGGGCCGGACACCCGGGTGCTCGACAGCCGGGAGCTGGAGGGCGGCACCTTCAACTCCGTCCACCTGCTCACCCTGGACCGGGGCGCGGGACGGGAGTCGGCCGTGCTCAAGGTCGGGCCGCCCGCGGGCACACCCCTCATGACCTACGAGCACGCGCTGATGCGCACGGAAGCGGAGTTCTACCGGCGAGCCTCGGCGGTACCCGGACTTCCGGTGCCCGGAGTCGTGGCGACCGGCTTCGACCGGAGCGCGCTCGACGGCGACTACCTCCTGATGACCCACCTGGAGGGCGAACCCTGGGAGCGGCTGCGCCCCGGGATCGGCGCCGAGGACCGGGCCAGGCTGCGCACCGACCTCGGGCGCCTCGTCCGCGGACTCCACCGGGTGCGGGGTTCCTCGTTCGGCTATCCGTACGCCCATCCGCCGGCCGGCGCCGCAGCGAGCTGGCGGACCGCCTTCGAGGGCATGCTGGCCGACGTCTGCGCGGACGCCCGCCGCTTCCGGCCCCCGCTGCCCGTCGACCCCGACGAGGTCCTCGCCCTCGTCCGCGCCCGGGGCCGGCTCCTCGACCGGGTGACGACCCCCTCACTGGTCCACTTCGACCTGTGGGAGGGCAACATCCTGCTCGCGGAGCGGGACGGACGCCTGGAGATCACCGGAATCCTCGACGGCGAGCGCTCCTTCTGGGGTGATCCGCTCGCCGACCTCGTTTCCACCGCGCTCTTCGACGACATCACCCGGGACCCGGACTTCCTCGCCGGCTACCGCTCCGCACCGCTCACGCCCGACGAACGCCGGCGGATCGCGATGTACCGCGCCTACCTGGCCCTGATCGTCCTGATCGAAGGCGTCCCCCGCGGCCACGACCCGCAGGCGCGGGCGCCGCTCACCGCCGTGGCCGCCACCGACCTGCGGGCGGCCCTCGACCTCCTGCGGTAG
- a CDS encoding NAD(P)/FAD-dependent oxidoreductase, translated as MPSILDAVVVGAGPNGLTAAVELARRGFSVAVFEAADTVGGGARTEELTLPGFRHDPCSAVHPLGAGSPVFSTMPLKRYGLEWLHAPLPMAHPFDDGTAAVLSRSVAETAASFGPRDAGTYRRLVDPFLGTWDTLARDFMSLPSTALPRDPLTLARFGLAGLPPSTWLLSRFRDDRARALFAGLVAHVIAPLGGIGTSAVGLVFALAAHANGWPMPRGGSQSISDALAGYLRDLGGTVHTGFEVKRLDDLPPARAYVFDTSPTALARIARLGRVYDGYRYGASVFKLDYALDGPVPWTAEEARRAGTVQIGPRTRDIDAALQLASGGRVPRTPFLIAAQPSLVDPGRAPEGKHTFWVYGHVPAGWDGDLTEAVERQLERFAPGFRDLVLARATAGPPQLAARNPNYVGGDIACGAASGLQLLLRPKLTLSPYNTPHPAVFLCSSATPPGPGVHGMSGHNAAKAVWRHLRGKG; from the coding sequence GTGCCGTCGATCCTCGATGCGGTCGTGGTGGGGGCCGGGCCCAACGGGCTGACGGCCGCCGTTGAACTGGCCCGGCGCGGCTTCTCGGTGGCCGTCTTCGAAGCCGCGGACACCGTCGGCGGCGGAGCCCGGACCGAGGAGCTCACCCTCCCCGGCTTCCGGCACGACCCCTGCTCGGCGGTGCACCCGCTCGGCGCCGGCTCCCCGGTCTTCTCCACCATGCCCCTCAAGCGGTACGGGCTGGAGTGGCTGCACGCCCCGCTGCCCATGGCGCACCCCTTCGACGACGGCACGGCGGCCGTGCTCTCCCGCTCCGTCGCGGAGACGGCCGCGTCCTTCGGGCCCCGCGACGCGGGCACGTACCGGCGGCTGGTGGACCCGTTCCTCGGCACGTGGGACACCCTGGCCCGGGACTTCATGTCGCTGCCGAGCACCGCACTGCCCCGTGACCCCCTCACCCTCGCCCGCTTCGGGCTGGCCGGGCTGCCGCCCTCCACCTGGCTGCTGAGCCGCTTCCGCGACGACCGTGCCCGCGCCCTGTTCGCGGGGCTCGTCGCGCACGTCATCGCCCCGCTAGGCGGGATCGGCACCAGCGCCGTCGGCCTGGTCTTCGCCCTCGCCGCGCACGCGAACGGCTGGCCGATGCCGCGCGGAGGGTCGCAGTCGATCTCCGACGCCCTCGCCGGGTACCTGCGCGACCTCGGCGGGACCGTCCACACCGGGTTCGAGGTCAAGCGGCTCGACGACCTGCCGCCGGCCCGGGCGTACGTCTTCGACACCTCCCCGACCGCGCTGGCCCGCATCGCGCGCCTGGGCCGGGTCTACGACGGCTACCGCTACGGCGCCTCCGTGTTCAAGCTGGACTACGCCCTGGACGGCCCCGTCCCCTGGACCGCCGAGGAGGCGCGCCGGGCCGGCACCGTACAGATCGGTCCGCGCACCCGTGACATCGACGCGGCCCTGCAACTGGCCTCCGGCGGGCGGGTCCCGCGCACCCCGTTCCTCATCGCCGCACAGCCCAGCCTGGTCGACCCGGGCCGGGCGCCCGAGGGCAAGCACACCTTCTGGGTGTACGGGCACGTCCCGGCGGGCTGGGACGGCGACCTCACCGAAGCCGTCGAGCGCCAACTGGAGCGCTTCGCACCCGGGTTCCGCGACCTGGTGCTCGCCCGCGCCACGGCGGGCCCGCCGCAGCTCGCCGCCCGCAACCCGAACTACGTCGGCGGCGACATCGCCTGCGGAGCGGCCTCCGGGCTCCAGCTCCTGCTGCGCCCCAAGCTCACCCTGTCCCCGTACAACACGCCCCACCCGGCCGTGTTCCTGTGCTCCTCGGCCACCCCGCCCGGCCCCGGAGTGCACGGCATGTCGGGCCACAACGCGGCCAAGGCCGTCTGGCGCCACCTGCGCGGAAAGGGCTAG
- a CDS encoding tetratricopeptide repeat protein, whose amino-acid sequence MERRTAGADPQGELAARLRLLQELSGLGVRALAKEAGLSSSSLSRYLSGQTAPPWPAVVALCRLVKRDPRPLRPLWELGSANPLPAPPKTSRQVQPRPRNDLPRDVPDFTGRESQLAAVLAAVDSHRGVAVDGMAGVGKTCLTVHAAHRLAADYPDAQLYVDLHGFTEGREPLDPDSALRMLLGALDVPSERVPQEGLEQLAACWRAELAGRRALVVVDNAADAEQVRPLLPGAGDSVVLITSRNRLLGLDEVPPVSLDVLSPRESAELLARASGDPGGSEGRLAREPESAAEVLRLCGHLPLALRLAAARLRHRPGWTVGILVERLAEGASEFDTAFAMSVRQLDRAQARLFRMLGLLPGGSFDAYAAAALADVPLRDAREMLEDLVDAHLVQQPTAGRYRLHDLVHQHARGACAQQDSPADRERALGRFLDYFVHAAAAADAAMPVLSPGRLPSAGRPPAELPRFADKHAACAWLTSEYETMIAAFETAVAVGADTHVCELPRFLRAYFARRCGTTHLNHLFERSLAAAERLGDPLRLAEAYSDLGFARYNAGRMAEAAAAYEAAGLRVVQAGDTRSEAELALRRGYLSWDRGSAEEPLELFRLAGKLYGEAGLPAGAAHAAAAEAWALLQLGEREEAAGRAREVLEVSHPDPAWPPTLTASITLGVAIAAESPEEASQHLHRALALAREDGHVNNEAWSLNCLGVGLRRMGRYEEALTSHREAFALLDELFEDHWKVRFLGAYAETCRLAGLPEEALSLHRQTLELAPGLGYRHEEALAHEGIAVLLDDTDPAAAAEHRAAGLALLEDLGAGAR is encoded by the coding sequence ATGGAACGGCGGACGGCCGGAGCCGACCCGCAGGGCGAGCTGGCCGCACGGCTGCGGCTGCTCCAGGAGCTTTCCGGCCTCGGTGTACGGGCCCTCGCGAAGGAGGCGGGACTGAGCTCCTCCTCGCTCTCGCGCTACCTCAGCGGCCAGACCGCGCCGCCCTGGCCCGCGGTGGTCGCCCTCTGCCGCCTGGTCAAACGCGATCCCCGCCCGCTGCGCCCCCTCTGGGAGCTCGGGTCGGCCAACCCGCTGCCGGCGCCCCCGAAGACCAGCCGCCAGGTCCAGCCGCGGCCCCGCAACGATCTGCCCCGCGACGTCCCCGACTTCACCGGACGCGAGAGCCAACTCGCCGCCGTGCTCGCCGCGGTGGACAGCCACCGGGGTGTCGCCGTCGACGGCATGGCGGGCGTGGGCAAGACCTGCCTGACGGTGCACGCAGCGCACCGGCTCGCCGCCGACTACCCGGACGCCCAGCTCTACGTGGACCTGCACGGATTCACCGAGGGCCGGGAACCCCTGGATCCCGACTCGGCGCTGCGGATGCTGCTCGGGGCGCTCGACGTGCCGTCCGAGCGGGTCCCGCAGGAGGGCCTCGAACAGCTGGCGGCCTGCTGGCGCGCGGAGCTGGCGGGCCGGCGCGCCCTCGTGGTCGTCGACAACGCGGCCGACGCGGAGCAGGTCCGCCCGCTGCTGCCCGGCGCGGGCGACTCCGTCGTCCTGATCACCAGCCGCAACCGGCTGCTGGGCCTCGACGAGGTGCCGCCGGTCTCGCTCGACGTGCTCAGCCCGCGGGAGAGCGCGGAGCTGCTCGCCCGGGCCAGCGGGGACCCGGGCGGCTCCGAAGGCCGCCTCGCCCGCGAACCGGAGTCCGCCGCCGAGGTGCTGCGGCTCTGTGGCCACCTGCCGCTGGCCCTGCGGCTGGCCGCGGCCCGGCTGCGGCACCGGCCCGGCTGGACGGTGGGCATCCTCGTGGAGCGGCTGGCGGAGGGCGCGAGCGAGTTCGACACCGCCTTCGCCATGTCCGTACGGCAACTGGACCGGGCCCAGGCGCGGTTGTTCCGGATGCTGGGCCTGCTGCCCGGCGGGTCCTTCGACGCGTACGCGGCCGCGGCCCTGGCGGACGTACCGCTGCGCGACGCCCGGGAGATGCTGGAGGACCTGGTCGACGCACACCTGGTCCAGCAGCCGACGGCGGGCCGCTACCGGCTGCACGACCTGGTGCACCAGCACGCGCGCGGCGCCTGCGCGCAGCAGGACTCCCCGGCCGATCGGGAGCGCGCGCTGGGCCGCTTCCTCGACTACTTCGTGCACGCGGCGGCCGCGGCCGACGCGGCGATGCCGGTCCTCTCGCCGGGACGGCTGCCCTCCGCGGGCCGGCCCCCGGCCGAACTGCCGCGGTTCGCCGACAAGCACGCGGCCTGCGCCTGGCTCACCTCGGAATACGAGACGATGATCGCCGCCTTCGAGACGGCGGTCGCCGTCGGGGCGGACACGCACGTGTGCGAGCTGCCGCGCTTCCTGCGGGCGTACTTCGCACGGCGCTGCGGCACGACCCACCTCAACCACCTCTTCGAGCGCTCGCTGGCCGCCGCCGAACGCCTGGGAGACCCGCTGCGCCTGGCCGAGGCCTACAGCGACCTGGGCTTCGCGCGCTACAACGCGGGCCGGATGGCCGAGGCCGCAGCGGCGTACGAGGCCGCCGGACTACGGGTGGTACAGGCGGGGGACACCCGCTCGGAAGCCGAACTGGCCCTGCGCCGCGGCTATCTGAGCTGGGACCGGGGGAGCGCCGAGGAGCCGCTCGAACTGTTCCGGCTGGCCGGGAAGCTGTACGGGGAAGCCGGTCTCCCGGCGGGCGCGGCCCACGCGGCCGCCGCGGAGGCCTGGGCGCTGCTCCAGCTGGGCGAGCGCGAGGAAGCGGCCGGCCGGGCCCGGGAGGTGCTGGAGGTGTCCCACCCGGACCCCGCGTGGCCGCCCACCCTGACGGCCAGCATCACCCTCGGCGTGGCCATCGCCGCGGAGTCGCCCGAGGAGGCGTCGCAGCACCTGCACCGGGCGCTGGCCCTGGCCCGCGAGGACGGCCACGTGAACAACGAGGCGTGGTCCCTCAACTGCCTGGGCGTCGGGCTGCGCCGGATGGGCCGGTACGAGGAGGCCCTGACCAGCCACCGGGAGGCGTTCGCCCTGCTGGACGAGCTGTTCGAGGACCACTGGAAGGTCCGCTTCCTGGGCGCCTACGCCGAGACCTGCCGGCTCGCCGGACTGCCCGAGGAGGCCCTGAGCCTGCACCGGCAGACGCTGGAGCTGGCCCCCGGGCTCGGGTACCGGCACGAGGAGGCGCTGGCCCACGAGGGGATCGCGGTCCTGCTGGACGACACGGATCCGGCCGCGGCCGCCGAGCACCGTGCGGCGGGACTGGCGCTCCTGGAGGACCTCGGGGCCGGGGCGCGCTGA